One segment of Rhipicephalus sanguineus isolate Rsan-2018 chromosome 6, BIME_Rsan_1.4, whole genome shotgun sequence DNA contains the following:
- the LOC125759031 gene encoding uncharacterized protein LOC125759031 produces MDAKICLMQFTKRRSNHAAARMQLRTVLAIAFFSPLASGLCQRPKGLPNAGEFYSSSVFSNGTTVDYVCDPGYDLLGIPRRTCQSNGTWLPAAIPFCVTDVAKGKPFHSPTLTSSIADTNANLPVDDIGKTKCSLFKRGKTHFWYIDLTALYQVQVLRFDFGRQANDTNVFVVVRVGESATEPAKNPVCSEYSGTLPYDKSLYLPCVSTLRGSYVLVHLQSSTPLELSVCGFEVLSDVAVPVAERVQPTRSSADNRNETSADDGSFDNYPLSKKVAVYIGITAAVAGVGSSALCLLVFLARCCTCRMQQYDDVFLEEDATTTFPSAPSPETEHGGRRRHRTTSSTLSDEPTLMSVVARRSTRYRATKSEKCTKEAQRDETQLQDVSVASADSTLPVPERSPLTRKAINYHESRLL; encoded by the coding sequence ATGGATGCCAAAATATGCCTAATGCAGTTTACGAAGCGACGAAGCAACCACGCGGCCGCTAGAATGCAGTTACGAACAGTGCTCGCGATCGCCTTCTTTTCGCCTCTGGCCTCCGGCTTGTGCCAGCGCCCGAAAGGACTGCCCAACGCCGGCGAGTTCTACTCGTCTAGCGTATTCAGTAACGGGACGACGGTAGACTACGTGTGTGACCCCGGCTACGACCTCCTGGGGATTCCTCGAAGAACGTGCCAATCAAATGGCACTTGGCTGCCCGCGGCGATACCCTTCTGCGTCACCGACGTCGCCAAGGGCAAGCCCTTCCACTCTCCCACGTTGACTTCAAGCATCGCCGATACCAACGCAAATCTTCCCGTCGACGACATTGGAAAAACCAAGTGCTCCTTGTTCAAGCGCGGTAAGACCCATTTCTGGTACATCGACCTTACGGCATTGTACCAGGTACAAGTTCTACGTTTCGACTTCGGCAGACAAGCTAATGACACCAACGTGTTCGTCGTCGTGAGGGTCGGAGAGAGCGCCACGGAACCCGCAAAAAACCCAGTATGTTCCGAATATTCGGGAACTCTACCTTACGACAAGTCTCTGTACCTTCCGTGCGTGAGCACGCTTCGCGGAAGCTACGTCCTCGTCCACCTACAGTCTTCAACGCCCCTGGAGCTGTCCGTTTGCGGCTTTGAAGTCTTGTCCGACGTCGCGGTTCCCGTAGCCGAGAGGGTACAGCCGACCAGGTCTTCCGCTGATAACCGCAACGAAACTTCGGCCGATGATGGCTCCTTCGATAACTACCCGCTTTCCAAGAAGGTCGCGGTGTACATCGGCATTACTGCAGCCGTAGCCGGCGTGGGATCCTCGGCGCTGTGTTTGCTGGTTTTCCTAGCCCGCTGCTGCACCTGCCGTATGCAACAGTACGACGACGTGTTCCTGGAAGAAGACGCCACGACGACGTTTCCCTCGGCGCCTTCCCCAGAAACGGAGCACGGAGGCCGGCGGAGACACCGGACGACGTCTTCCACGCTGTCGGATGAGCCGACGTTAATGTCCGTGGTAGCTAGACGCTCAACAAGGTACCGCGCCACTAAGAGCGAAAAATGTACGAAAGAGGCCCAGCGCGACGAGACGCAACTGCAAGACGTTTCCGTGGCAAGCGCCGACTCGACACTGCCAGTGCCTGAACGGTCGCCTTTGACTCGCAAAGCCATCAATTACCACGAGTCTCGACTTTTGTGA